From one Acidibrevibacterium fodinaquatile genomic stretch:
- the pheT gene encoding phenylalanine--tRNA ligase subunit beta, producing MKFTLSWLRDHLETEAPLARLTETLSAIGLEVESIDDRAAALAPFRIAQVIAAEPHPDADRLRACRVETGMGAPVSVVCGAPNARAGMKTVFAPPGSVIPGTGVTLKTGKIRGVESAGMLLSLRELGLGEDHAGIVELPESAPVGASYAGWAGLDDPVIEIAVTPNRGDALAVRGIARDLAAAGLGRLKPWSAPQVAAAFKSPLAWRIDWPEACPYVLGRSFRGVRNGPSPDWLAARLRAIGLRPINALVDITNFFTFDLGRPLHVFDIKKIRGHEMVMRRGAGETLRALNNREYRLEREDCVIADAAGVRSLAGIMGGVESGCDDETSEVFLECALFDPVRIGQSGRRHQILSDARSRFERGIDPALLPDAVAAASRMILDLCGGEASEVVSAGAEPRWQRQAALRFARLRELGGVEIAPETAIARLEGLGFALVARDTERAVFAVPAWRNDIAAPGTLDLAPGIAADRAASLADSVAAIAPEADLIEEVLRLGGLDAVPAVSLPRLAPLPRASLSPAGARAALARRVLAARGLAECVSFAFMARHDAARFGETPERLRLLNPIAADLDQLRPTPLAVLAHAAARNLARGAEHVAIFEIGPGFAADGAREIAAGLRAGAPPRHWAVPARAFDAFDAKADALAVLAALGVAPDSLSTVAEAPAHYHPGRAAMLRLGPRAVLAVFGELHPNVTAALDITGAAVAFEIFLDAIPAAKRRRRAPPALSPLQPVRRDFAFVVRDDVPADMVLRAARAAERDLIASVSLFDVYTGEGLAAGETSLAIEVVWQPRERALTDAEIEAMAARIVAAVTAATGARLRG from the coding sequence ATGAAATTCACCCTCTCCTGGCTCCGCGATCATCTCGAGACCGAGGCGCCGCTTGCCCGCCTCACTGAGACCCTGTCTGCGATCGGGCTCGAGGTCGAAAGCATCGATGACCGCGCCGCGGCGCTGGCGCCGTTCCGCATCGCGCAGGTGATCGCGGCGGAGCCGCATCCGGACGCCGATCGCCTGCGCGCATGCCGGGTCGAGACCGGAATGGGGGCGCCGGTTTCGGTGGTTTGCGGTGCGCCAAACGCCCGGGCGGGCATGAAAACCGTCTTCGCGCCGCCCGGCAGCGTCATTCCGGGCACCGGGGTCACGCTGAAAACCGGCAAGATCCGCGGGGTCGAAAGCGCCGGGATGCTGCTTTCGCTCCGCGAGCTTGGGCTTGGCGAGGATCATGCCGGCATCGTCGAGCTGCCCGAAAGCGCGCCGGTCGGGGCGAGCTATGCCGGCTGGGCGGGGCTCGACGATCCGGTGATCGAGATCGCTGTCACCCCCAATCGTGGTGACGCGCTGGCCGTGCGCGGCATCGCCCGCGACCTCGCCGCTGCCGGATTGGGGCGGCTCAAGCCCTGGTCGGCGCCGCAGGTTGCAGCCGCTTTCAAAAGCCCGCTCGCCTGGCGGATCGACTGGCCGGAGGCCTGCCCCTACGTGCTCGGGCGGAGCTTTCGCGGCGTGCGTAATGGCCCGAGCCCGGATTGGCTGGCCGCGCGCCTGCGCGCAATTGGTCTCCGCCCGATCAACGCCCTTGTCGACATCACCAATTTCTTTACCTTCGATCTCGGCCGGCCGCTCCATGTCTTCGATATCAAAAAAATCCGCGGCCATGAGATGGTGATGCGCCGCGGCGCTGGCGAGACGCTGCGCGCGCTCAATAACCGCGAATATCGACTGGAGCGGGAGGATTGCGTGATCGCCGATGCCGCCGGTGTGCGCTCGCTCGCCGGGATCATGGGCGGGGTCGAGAGCGGCTGTGACGACGAGACCAGCGAGGTTTTCCTCGAATGTGCGCTGTTCGATCCGGTGCGGATCGGCCAGAGCGGGCGGCGGCATCAAATTCTTTCCGATGCAAGGAGCCGCTTCGAACGCGGCATCGACCCGGCGCTGCTGCCTGATGCGGTCGCGGCGGCGAGCCGGATGATCCTCGATCTCTGCGGCGGTGAGGCGAGCGAGGTCGTCTCCGCCGGCGCCGAGCCGCGCTGGCAGCGACAAGCGGCGCTGCGGTTTGCCCGGCTGCGTGAGCTCGGCGGGGTCGAGATCGCGCCCGAGACCGCGATCGCGCGGCTCGAAGGGCTCGGCTTCGCGCTTGTGGCGCGTGACACGGAGCGTGCGGTGTTCGCCGTTCCCGCTTGGCGCAACGACATCGCCGCACCCGGCACCCTCGATCTCGCGCCCGGAATCGCCGCCGATCGCGCCGCAAGCCTTGCCGACAGTGTCGCCGCGATCGCCCCCGAGGCCGATCTGATCGAGGAGGTGTTGCGGCTCGGCGGACTGGACGCGGTGCCGGCGGTCTCGCTGCCGCGGCTCGCCCCGCTCCCGCGGGCGAGCCTCAGCCCCGCTGGTGCGCGCGCAGCACTCGCGCGGCGGGTGCTGGCCGCGCGCGGTCTCGCAGAGTGCGTGAGTTTCGCCTTCATGGCGCGGCATGATGCGGCGCGGTTCGGCGAGACACCGGAGCGGCTGCGCCTTCTCAACCCCATCGCCGCTGATCTTGACCAGTTGCGCCCGACCCCGCTCGCGGTGCTCGCGCACGCGGCGGCCCGCAATCTTGCGCGTGGCGCCGAGCACGTCGCGATCTTCGAAATCGGCCCCGGATTCGCCGCCGATGGCGCGCGCGAGATCGCCGCCGGGCTTCGCGCCGGCGCCCCGCCACGCCATTGGGCGGTGCCGGCGCGCGCCTTCGATGCGTTCGATGCCAAGGCCGACGCGCTCGCGGTGCTGGCGGCGCTCGGTGTCGCGCCGGACTCTCTCTCGACCGTCGCCGAAGCGCCGGCGCATTACCATCCCGGCCGTGCCGCGATGCTCCGCCTCGGCCCGCGCGCGGTGCTCGCGGTCTTCGGCGAACTCCACCCCAACGTCACCGCCGCCCTCGACATTACCGGCGCGGCGGTGGCGTTCGAGATTTTTCTCGATGCCATCCCCGCCGCCAAGCGCCGCCGGCGCGCGCCGCCCGCGCTTTCGCCGCTGCAGCCGGTGCGTCGCGATTTCGCCTTCGTCGTCCGCGATGACGTGCCGGCGGACATGGTTTTGCGCGCCGCGCGCGCGGCGGAGCGAGACCTCATCGCCAGCGTCTCGTTGTTTGACGTCTATACTGGCGAGGGGTTGGCGGCGGGCGAGACGTCGCTTGCGATCGAAGTGGTGTGGCAGCCGCGCGAGCGAGCGCTGACGGATGCCGAGATCGAGGCGATGGCAGCACGCATCGTCGCCGCCGTCACCGCCGCGACCGGCGCGCGATTGCGGGGCTGA
- the pcaH gene encoding protocatechuate 3,4-dioxygenase subunit beta, producing MSDPAPFRPAGAGAQPAYDTPSYASTAKRHPKAPLLAVPTTLTEATGPRFLPSHFPALADLSMTAGKPALGERIIVEGRVTDEDGRPVPNTMVEIWQANAAGRYDHPGDQHDAPLDPHFHGEGRVFTDAEGRYRFVTIKPGAYPWRNHPNAWRPNHIHFSLFGSGFAQRLITQMYFPGDPLLELDPIYHAVADRYARERLIARFDIALTEPERALGYRFDIVLRGRGATPMETA from the coding sequence ATGAGCGACCCCGCGCCCTTCCGCCCGGCTGGTGCCGGCGCCCAGCCCGCCTATGACACGCCCTCTTACGCCAGCACCGCCAAACGCCACCCGAAAGCGCCCCTCCTTGCCGTCCCGACGACTCTGACCGAGGCCACCGGCCCGCGCTTCTTGCCCAGCCACTTCCCCGCGCTCGCCGATCTTTCGATGACCGCGGGCAAGCCCGCCCTCGGCGAGCGGATCATCGTCGAAGGAAGGGTTACGGACGAAGATGGGCGGCCGGTGCCCAACACCATGGTCGAAATCTGGCAGGCCAACGCCGCCGGCCGCTACGACCATCCAGGCGATCAGCACGACGCGCCGCTCGATCCTCATTTCCACGGCGAGGGGCGGGTTTTTACCGACGCCGAAGGGCGCTATCGCTTCGTCACCATCAAGCCCGGCGCCTATCCCTGGCGCAACCACCCCAATGCCTGGCGGCCGAACCATATCCATTTCTCGCTCTTTGGCAGCGGCTTCGCCCAGCGCCTGATCACCCAGATGTATTTCCCCGGCGATCCGCTGCTCGAGCTCGATCCGATCTATCACGCGGTCGCCGATCGTTACGCGCGCGAGCGGCTGATCGCGCGTTTTGACATCGCATTGACCGAGCCGGAGCGGGCGCTCGGTTATCGTTTCGACATCGTGCTGCGCGGGCGCGGCGCGACCCCGATGGAGACTGCCTGA
- the pcaDC gene encoding bifunctional 3-oxoadipate enol-lactonase/4-carboxymuconolactone decarboxylase PcaDC: MFVRVGDLVTHVQVSGPAGAPALVLLHSLGTSLHVWDAQVDALARRFRVIRPDLRGHGLTTVTQGPYHMATLARDVLGLLDALSVANAHVAGLSIGGLIAQAMAEIAPRRVKTLILCDTAMVIPPPSNWHERARLVREGGMAASAEAAMARWVTPGFRDQPAALGLRQMLLRTDPEGYAGAAEAIATADFTAITPKLKLPAHVIVGAQDEATPVASAKALQAALGASLAIIPDAAHIPTIEHPRAVSAEIAAFLLANTESDTYEAGLRVRREVLGEAHVTRALAAATEFDRGFQEFITRSAWGGVWARGDLDRRTRSLITLALLAALGQHEEFRLHLRATRNTGANAEEIAQAMLHVAVYAGVPAANAAIREAKTVFKEMEQNP; the protein is encoded by the coding sequence ATGTTCGTTCGGGTTGGCGATCTTGTGACGCATGTCCAGGTTTCGGGTCCGGCCGGGGCGCCGGCGCTGGTTCTTCTCCACTCGCTCGGCACCTCGCTCCATGTCTGGGATGCGCAGGTGGATGCGCTGGCGCGCCGGTTTCGCGTCATTCGGCCGGATTTGCGCGGCCACGGCCTGACCACGGTCACGCAAGGCCCCTATCACATGGCAACGCTCGCGCGCGACGTGCTCGGCCTGCTCGATGCGCTGTCGGTCGCGAACGCCCATGTCGCCGGGCTCTCGATCGGCGGCCTGATCGCCCAAGCCATGGCCGAGATCGCGCCGCGGCGGGTCAAAACCCTCATTCTCTGCGACACCGCCATGGTCATCCCGCCGCCGTCGAACTGGCACGAGCGGGCGCGGCTGGTGCGCGAGGGCGGTATGGCGGCGAGCGCCGAGGCGGCGATGGCGCGTTGGGTGACGCCGGGTTTTCGCGACCAGCCGGCGGCGCTCGGCCTTCGCCAAATGCTGCTCCGGACCGATCCCGAAGGCTATGCCGGCGCCGCCGAAGCGATCGCGACCGCGGATTTCACCGCGATCACCCCGAAGCTCAAACTCCCCGCCCATGTCATCGTCGGCGCGCAGGACGAGGCAACCCCGGTCGCCAGCGCGAAGGCGCTGCAAGCGGCGCTCGGCGCCTCGCTCGCCATCATCCCCGATGCCGCCCATATCCCGACCATCGAGCACCCGCGCGCGGTCAGCGCCGAAATCGCCGCCTTTCTCCTCGCCAATACCGAAAGCGACACGTATGAAGCCGGGCTCCGCGTTCGCCGCGAGGTGCTCGGCGAGGCGCATGTCACGCGCGCGCTGGCGGCGGCAACCGAGTTCGACCGCGGCTTTCAGGAATTCATCACAAGGAGTGCCTGGGGCGGGGTCTGGGCGCGCGGCGATCTCGACCGGCGCACCCGCAGCCTGATCACCCTCGCCCTCCTCGCCGCCCTCGGCCAGCACGAGGAATTCCGCCTCCATCTCCGCGCGACGCGCAACACCGGCGCGAATGCCGAGGAGATCGCGCAAGCGATGCTGCATGTCGCGGTCTATGCCGGCGTGCCCGCGGCCAATGCCGCGATCCGTGAGGCGAAAACGGTGTTCAAAGAAATGGAGCAAAATCCATGA
- the pcaG gene encoding protocatechuate 3,4-dioxygenase subunit alpha, producing MPTATANQTIGPYWHLIEHPEWADLTRFGASGAVITVTGRVVDGDGAPVADAAIEIWQADPPADATFPGFGRARCDEDGRFQFRTLKPGPVRGRGNAWQAPHLALALHARGVLKPLFSRLYFAGDPRNESDPLLTAITDPARRATLIAQEAEPGHWHLDIRLQGPGETVFLEL from the coding sequence ATGCCGACCGCGACCGCGAACCAGACCATCGGCCCTTACTGGCATCTGATCGAACATCCGGAATGGGCCGATCTCACCCGCTTTGGCGCGAGCGGCGCAGTGATCACGGTCACCGGGCGCGTCGTCGATGGCGACGGCGCGCCGGTGGCCGACGCCGCCATCGAGATCTGGCAGGCCGACCCGCCGGCGGACGCAACCTTCCCCGGCTTCGGCCGCGCGCGCTGCGATGAAGACGGGCGGTTTCAGTTCCGCACCCTCAAACCCGGCCCCGTCCGCGGCCGCGGCAACGCCTGGCAGGCGCCGCATCTGGCGCTCGCGCTGCATGCCCGCGGCGTGCTCAAACCGCTGTTCTCGCGCCTCTATTTCGCCGGCGATCCGCGCAACGAGAGCGACCCGCTGCTCACCGCCATCACCGATCCCGCGCGCCGTGCAACATTGATCGCTCAGGAGGCCGAACCAGGGCATTGGCATCTCGACATCCGCCTCCAGGGCCCCGGCGAGACGGTGTTTCTCGAGCTTTAG
- a CDS encoding class-II fumarase/aspartase family protein yields MAVNPADSPIFGTLYGAETMRAVFDERALLQRMLDAEAALARVEARLGLIPEAAAAAITSVARVEALDLSGLPASTRNVGYPVVGLVAALSRAAGAEAGRWTHWGATTQDILDTAVALQVKAGLALLRSDLLHLIAALAEQAQAHRATVMAGRTHLQHALPITFGLKCAVWLAPLIAHVERLDQLRPRVELVELGGAAGTLASLGGEGLAVMAGLAEELALGVPPLPWHVRREGLAEAVSFLGLLCGSLGKFATDIILLAQTELAEVAEPHAPGRGSSSTMPQKRNPIAAEYVLAAMRAVQALVPLMQGAMAQDFERATGPWQAEPLALPQAFVLTHGAVRHALFIAEGMVVDPARMRENLDATGGMIVAEAVMMGLAPLLGRDAAHHAVQAACDRAREEKIPLAKALATFPEITARLDATALEKLTDPANYLGSTADFIDRVLTAARALGTSSASPP; encoded by the coding sequence ATGGCGGTGAACCCCGCCGACAGCCCGATTTTCGGCACGCTTTATGGCGCCGAGACGATGCGGGCGGTGTTCGATGAGCGCGCACTGCTCCAGCGCATGCTCGATGCCGAGGCGGCGCTGGCCCGCGTCGAAGCGCGGCTCGGGCTGATCCCGGAGGCGGCGGCAGCAGCGATCACCAGCGTCGCGCGCGTCGAAGCGCTCGACCTCTCGGGCTTGCCGGCGAGCACGCGCAATGTCGGCTATCCCGTGGTTGGGCTGGTCGCCGCCCTCTCGCGCGCCGCCGGCGCCGAGGCCGGGCGCTGGACGCATTGGGGCGCGACGACGCAGGACATTCTCGATACTGCCGTCGCCCTTCAGGTCAAGGCGGGGCTCGCCCTGCTGCGGTCCGATCTGCTTCACCTGATCGCAGCCCTCGCCGAGCAGGCGCAAGCGCATCGCGCGACGGTGATGGCCGGGCGCACCCATTTGCAACACGCGCTGCCGATCACCTTCGGGCTCAAATGCGCGGTCTGGCTCGCACCGCTCATCGCCCATGTCGAACGGCTGGACCAGCTCCGCCCGCGTGTCGAGTTGGTGGAACTCGGCGGCGCGGCGGGAACGCTCGCCTCGCTCGGCGGTGAGGGACTCGCGGTGATGGCGGGCCTGGCCGAGGAGCTGGCGCTCGGCGTGCCGCCGCTTCCCTGGCATGTGCGTCGCGAGGGCCTGGCCGAGGCGGTGTCGTTCCTCGGCCTTCTCTGCGGCAGCCTCGGCAAGTTCGCAACCGACATCATCCTGCTCGCGCAAACCGAACTCGCCGAGGTCGCCGAGCCGCATGCGCCGGGGCGTGGCTCGTCTTCCACCATGCCGCAAAAGCGCAACCCGATCGCCGCCGAATATGTGCTCGCCGCGATGCGCGCGGTGCAGGCGCTGGTGCCGCTGATGCAGGGTGCGATGGCGCAGGATTTCGAACGCGCGACCGGCCCCTGGCAGGCTGAGCCGCTGGCGCTGCCGCAGGCTTTCGTTCTCACCCATGGCGCCGTTCGCCATGCGCTCTTCATCGCGGAAGGCATGGTGGTCGATCCCGCCAGGATGCGCGAAAACCTCGATGCCACCGGCGGGATGATCGTCGCGGAAGCGGTGATGATGGGGCTCGCGCCGCTGCTCGGGCGGGACGCCGCCCACCACGCCGTGCAAGCCGCCTGCGATCGCGCGCGCGAGGAAAAAATCCCGCTCGCCAAGGCGCTCGCGACCTTCCCCGAAATCACCGCGCGGCTCGATGCGACGGCGCTCGAAAAATTGACCGATCCCGCGAATTATCTCGGCAGCACCGCAGATTTCATCGACCGCGTGCTGACGGCGGCAAGGGCGCTCGGCACGTCCTCAGCGTCACCGCCGTGA
- the putA gene encoding trifunctional transcriptional regulator/proline dehydrogenase/L-glutamate gamma-semialdehyde dehydrogenase, which yields MPLERAIRPRHASSTEILTRQFPCAERRDAAMSADNIAPPPFAAFAADLRAEVPLRAAITAAYRRAEEDCLGPLIAAAALTPAQDAAASALARRLVAELRAHHRGGGVEALVQEFSLSSQEGVALMCLAEALLRIPDTATRDALIRDKIGGGDWRAHLGHSPSLFVNAATWGLVVSGRLSATHSEAGLGAALTRLIARAGEPVIRRGVDLAMRMMGEQFVTGQTIAQALARSRALEAKGFRYSYDMLGEAAITAADAARYFGDYENAIHAIGQAAAGRGLLAGPGISVKLSALHPRYMRAQRARVMAELQARLATLAALARRYDIGLNIDAEEADRLDLSLDLLETLCHDERLNGWGGVGFVIQAYQRRAPFVIDFVVDLARRTGRRMMVRLVKGAYWDSEIKRAQQEGLEGFPVFTRKVHTDVSYLACARKLLAAPEAVFPQFATHNAQTVAAIYTMADPAAWRPGQYEFQCLHGMGEPLYETVVDPQGLARPCRIYAPVGTYETLLAYLVRRLLENGANSSFVNRVNDPAVPVETLVRNPVEEARALAPLGRPHDRIAAPSDLFAPTRKNSAGLDLTNEQHLAALAVALKKGAAPLRAAPRLGAGAAAGPAREVRNPADRRDVVGEVVDATEAVMAAALAEAEAAASTWAATPPRERAAILDRAADLMEARMGALMAPIVREAGKSLPNAIGEVREAVDFLRYYAAGARDLGAAHRPLGPVVCISPWNFPLAIFTGQVAAALAAGNPVLAKPAEEVPLIASLAVGLLHAAGVPRGVLHYLPGDGAVGARLVADPRTQGVMFTGSTEVARNIQRDLAGRLGGHGEPIPLIAETGGQNALVVDSSALAEQVVMDVLASAFDSAGQRCSALRVLCLQEDIADRVLSMLTGALAEVSVGNPDRLATDIGPVISEQARDGILRHIAAMRAAGRPVHSLPLPDACSHGTFVPPTIIEITGLAQLTREVFGPVLHVLRFRRDAIDALMRDINATGYALTFGVHSRLDEVVARLSAQAKAGNIYVNRNLIGAVVGVQPFGGHGLSGTGPKAGGPLYLRRLLSACPLETGLPATSPAPAVTALCDWLRAQGREAAAALCLAQARPARFGLQIDLPGPVGEQNRYRLDPRGRVFCDADEPDGALRQLAACLATGNRARVKRPELLPPGLPASIAAEIAPAGEDAIADCDALLFEGSRDTLRRLAAAVAAAEGPIRPIIVPRDGLYPLDLLVSERAISINTAAAGGNASLMSL from the coding sequence TTGCCTCTTGAACGCGCGATCCGACCTCGTCATGCTTCTTCGACGGAGATTTTGACCAGACAATTCCCGTGTGCCGAGAGGCGTGACGCTGCCATGTCTGCTGACAACATCGCCCCACCCCCTTTCGCGGCCTTTGCGGCCGATCTGCGCGCGGAAGTGCCGTTGCGGGCAGCGATCACCGCAGCCTACCGCCGCGCCGAGGAGGACTGCCTTGGGCCGCTCATCGCGGCCGCAGCGCTCACGCCCGCCCAGGACGCCGCAGCAAGCGCTCTTGCCCGGCGCCTGGTTGCAGAACTCCGCGCCCATCACCGCGGCGGCGGGGTGGAAGCGCTGGTGCAGGAATTTTCGCTCTCCTCACAGGAGGGTGTCGCGCTGATGTGTCTCGCGGAAGCGCTGCTGCGTATCCCGGACACGGCGACGCGTGACGCGCTGATCCGCGACAAGATCGGCGGCGGCGATTGGCGTGCGCATCTCGGCCACTCACCCTCGCTTTTCGTTAACGCGGCGACCTGGGGGTTGGTGGTGAGCGGCCGGCTATCGGCCACCCACAGCGAGGCCGGCCTCGGCGCCGCGCTGACCCGGCTGATCGCGCGCGCGGGCGAGCCGGTGATCCGGCGCGGGGTCGATCTCGCCATGCGCATGATGGGCGAGCAGTTCGTCACCGGCCAGACCATCGCGCAGGCACTGGCCAGGAGCCGCGCCCTGGAGGCCAAGGGCTTCCGCTATTCCTATGACATGCTCGGCGAGGCGGCGATCACGGCGGCGGATGCGGCGCGCTATTTCGGCGACTATGAGAACGCCATCCACGCCATCGGCCAGGCGGCGGCCGGGCGCGGACTCCTCGCGGGGCCGGGCATCTCGGTCAAGCTCTCGGCCTTGCACCCGCGTTATATGCGCGCTCAGCGCGCGCGGGTGATGGCGGAGTTGCAGGCGCGCCTGGCGACCCTGGCCGCCCTCGCCCGCCGCTACGATATCGGCCTCAATATCGACGCGGAAGAGGCCGACCGTCTCGACCTTTCGCTCGATCTCTTGGAAACGCTTTGCCATGACGAGCGGCTCAATGGCTGGGGCGGCGTCGGCTTCGTCATTCAGGCCTATCAGCGCCGCGCGCCGTTCGTGATCGATTTCGTGGTCGATCTCGCCCGCCGCACCGGGCGGCGCATGATGGTGCGCCTGGTCAAGGGGGCCTATTGGGACAGCGAAATCAAGCGGGCGCAGCAAGAGGGGCTGGAGGGCTTTCCGGTCTTTACGCGCAAGGTCCACACCGACGTCTCCTATCTCGCCTGTGCGCGTAAGCTGCTCGCCGCACCCGAGGCGGTGTTCCCGCAATTTGCGACGCACAATGCGCAAACCGTCGCCGCCATCTACACCATGGCGGATCCCGCGGCGTGGCGGCCCGGCCAATACGAGTTCCAGTGCCTGCACGGCATGGGCGAGCCGCTCTATGAAACAGTGGTCGACCCGCAGGGCCTCGCCCGGCCATGCCGCATCTATGCGCCGGTCGGCACCTATGAGACCCTGCTCGCCTATCTCGTGCGCCGCCTGTTGGAAAACGGCGCGAATTCGTCCTTCGTCAACCGCGTCAACGACCCCGCGGTGCCGGTCGAGACCTTGGTGCGCAACCCGGTCGAGGAAGCCCGCGCCCTCGCGCCGCTCGGCCGGCCGCACGACCGCATCGCGGCGCCTTCCGACCTGTTTGCGCCAACGCGCAAAAACTCGGCGGGGCTCGACCTTACGAATGAGCAGCATCTCGCTGCGCTCGCGGTCGCCTTGAAGAAGGGTGCGGCGCCGCTCCGCGCCGCGCCGCGCCTCGGCGCCGGCGCGGCCGCGGGCCCGGCGCGCGAGGTTCGCAATCCCGCCGATCGGCGGGATGTGGTGGGCGAGGTCGTGGACGCGACGGAGGCGGTCATGGCCGCGGCGCTGGCCGAAGCCGAAGCCGCCGCCAGTACCTGGGCCGCAACACCCCCCCGCGAGCGCGCCGCGATCCTCGACCGCGCCGCTGATCTCATGGAAGCGCGCATGGGCGCGCTGATGGCGCCGATTGTGCGTGAAGCCGGCAAATCCCTGCCCAACGCGATCGGCGAGGTGCGCGAGGCCGTGGATTTTCTCCGCTACTACGCCGCAGGCGCCCGCGACCTCGGCGCCGCGCACCGCCCCCTCGGCCCGGTTGTCTGCATCTCGCCGTGGAACTTCCCGCTCGCCATCTTCACCGGCCAAGTGGCGGCCGCGCTCGCGGCGGGCAACCCGGTGCTGGCCAAACCAGCGGAGGAGGTGCCGCTGATCGCTTCCCTTGCCGTCGGGCTGCTGCACGCGGCCGGGGTGCCGCGCGGCGTCCTCCACTACCTCCCGGGCGATGGCGCGGTTGGCGCGCGGCTTGTCGCCGATCCGCGCACGCAGGGCGTGATGTTCACCGGCTCGACCGAGGTCGCACGGAACATTCAGCGCGACCTCGCCGGCCGGCTGGGCGGCCATGGCGAGCCCATTCCGCTGATCGCCGAAACCGGGGGGCAGAACGCCTTGGTCGTCGACAGCTCCGCCCTCGCCGAGCAGGTGGTGATGGACGTGCTCGCCTCGGCTTTCGATAGCGCCGGCCAGCGTTGCTCGGCGCTGCGCGTTCTTTGCCTGCAGGAGGACATCGCCGACCGCGTCCTTTCCATGCTCACGGGGGCGCTCGCGGAAGTGTCGGTCGGGAATCCCGATCGTCTCGCAACCGATATCGGCCCGGTGATTTCCGAGCAAGCGCGCGATGGCATTCTGCGGCACATCGCGGCCATGCGCGCCGCCGGCCGGCCGGTGCATTCCTTGCCGCTGCCCGATGCGTGCTCTCATGGCACCTTCGTTCCTCCAACGATCATCGAGATCACCGGCTTGGCGCAGCTCACGCGCGAGGTCTTCGGCCCGGTGCTCCATGTCCTGCGTTTCCGGCGCGATGCGATCGACGCCTTGATGCGCGACATCAACGCCACCGGCTACGCCCTCACGTTCGGCGTCCACTCACGCCTCGACGAGGTGGTGGCGCGGCTTTCGGCGCAGGCGAAGGCGGGCAATATTTACGTCAACCGCAACCTGATCGGCGCGGTTGTCGGCGTGCAGCCGTTTGGCGGCCACGGCCTCTCCGGCACCGGGCCGAAGGCGGGCGGGCCGCTTTATCTGCGCCGTCTTCTCTCGGCCTGCCCGCTTGAGACGGGGCTCCCGGCCACTTCGCCGGCGCCCGCCGTCACCGCGCTTTGCGACTGGCTCCGCGCCCAGGGGCGAGAGGCGGCGGCGGCGCTTTGTTTGGCGCAAGCGCGCCCGGCGCGTTTCGGTTTGCAGATCGACCTTCCTGGCCCGGTCGGGGAGCAGAACCGTTATCGCCTCGATCCGCGCGGCCGCGTGTTTTGCGACGCCGACGAGCCGGACGGCGCCTTGCGCCAGCTCGCGGCCTGCCTCGCCACCGGCAATCGGGCGCGGGTCAAGCGCCCGGAGCTGTTGCCCCCGGGCCTGCCCGCGTCGATCGCCGCCGAGATCGCGCCCGCCGGCGAGGACGCGATTGCAGACTGCGATGCGTTGCTGTTCGAGGGCTCACGAGACACCCTCCGGCGCCTCGCGGCGGCGGTCGCGGCGGCGGAGGGCCCCATCCGCCCGATCATCGTGCCGCGCGACGGGCTCTATCCTCTCGACCTGTTGGTGAGCGAACGCGCCATCAGCATCAACACCGCCGCCGCCGGCGGCAATGCGAGCCTGATGAGCCTGTAG
- the nth gene encoding endonuclease III: MPKITPKPPKSAPARAIKPLSADEVRHFIGAIASANPNPRTELQYRDPFTLLVAVVLSAQTTDAAVNRATPALFAAAPDARAMAALGADEIGRFIRSIGLWQAKARHLAELARLLVERHGGQVPADRAALEALPGVGRKTANVVLNVAFGQPTMAVDTHIFRVSNRTGLAPGKTPRAVEDALLKRLPPERLADAHHWLILHGRYVCRARKPECWRCVAAAWCHFSPKTPAPG, translated from the coding sequence ATGCCGAAGATCACGCCCAAGCCGCCAAAATCCGCGCCCGCGCGCGCGATCAAACCGCTTTCCGCCGATGAGGTGCGGCACTTCATCGGCGCCATCGCCAGCGCCAATCCCAACCCGCGCACCGAACTCCAGTATCGTGATCCCTTCACCCTCCTGGTCGCCGTCGTGCTCTCGGCGCAGACGACGGACGCCGCCGTCAACCGCGCAACCCCTGCCCTATTCGCCGCCGCCCCCGATGCGCGCGCGATGGCGGCCCTTGGCGCGGACGAGATCGGCCGCTTCATCCGCTCGATCGGGCTGTGGCAGGCCAAGGCGCGCCACCTCGCCGAACTCGCGCGCCTCCTCGTCGAGCGCCATGGCGGGCAGGTGCCGGCCGATCGCGCCGCCCTCGAGGCGCTGCCCGGGGTTGGGCGCAAAACCGCCAATGTCGTCCTCAACGTCGCCTTCGGCCAGCCGACGATGGCGGTCGATACCCATATTTTCCGGGTGAGCAACCGCACCGGCCTTGCCCCCGGCAAGACGCCGCGGGCGGTCGAGGACGCACTGCTCAAGCGCCTGCCGCCGGAGAGGCTGGCCGACGCCCATCACTGGCTGATCCTGCACGGGCGCTATGTCTGCCGCGCCCGCAAGCCGGAATGCTGGCGCTGCGTTGCCGCCGCCTGGTGCCATTTTTCTCCGAAGACGCCGGCGCCGGGTTAG